One window from the genome of Saccharomyces mikatae IFO 1815 strain IFO1815 genome assembly, chromosome: 4 encodes:
- the RDI1 gene encoding Rdi1p (similar to Saccharomyces cerevisiae RDI1 (YDL135C); ancestral locus Anc_7.303) encodes MAEETPDFSQFEDRNNDQYKVSAKKTVDEYKNLDAEDESLAKWKESLGLSSDVLPLEFPGDKRKVVVQKIQLLVNTEPNPITFDLTNEKTIKELASKRYKIKENSIYKLKIVFKVQHEIITGLRYVQYIKKAGIAVDKIDDHLGSYAPNTRTKPFYEVELPESEAPSGFLARGNYSAVSKFIDDDKTNHLTLNWGVEIVKK; translated from the coding sequence ATGGCCGAAGAAACTCCTGATTTCAGTCAATTCGAAGATAGAAACAACGATCAATACAAAGTTTCAGCTAAGAAAACTGTAGATGAATACAAGAACTTGGATGCTGAAGACGAGTCCTTGGCAAAATGGAAAGAGTCTTTGGGTTTAAGTTCTGACGTCTTACCGCTGGAATTTCCTGgtgacaaaagaaaagttgttgttcaaaaaattcaactATTGGTGAATACAGAACCAAATCCCATTACATTTGATCTTACGAACGAAAAGACAATCAAGGAACTGGCATCTAAGAGGTACAAAATTAAAGAGAACTCCATTTACAAGTTGAAAattgttttcaaagttCAACATGAAATTATCACTGGGTTACGATATGTTCAATATATCAAGAAGGCGGGTATTGCCGTTGACAAGATAGATGATCATTTGGGATCATATGCCCCTAACACTAGGACCAAACCATTTTATGAGGTTGAGCTACCGGAAAGTGAAGCTCCTAGTGGCTTCTTGGCAAGAGGTAACTACAGTGCCGTATCGAAATTTATTGATGACGATAAAACTAACCACTTGACTTTGAATTGGGGGGTCGAGattgtcaaaaaataa
- the PPH21 gene encoding phosphoprotein phosphatase 2A catalytic subunit PPH21 (similar to Saccharomyces cerevisiae PPH22 (YDL188C) and PPH21 (YDL134C); ancestral locus Anc_7.302) produces MDTDLDVPMQDAVTEQLTPTVSEDMDVNNNLTDNDGEEFSIEDLKPGSSGIADNKSSKPLKLTNTSINQLDQWIEHLGKCEPLSEDDVARLCKMAVDVLQFEENVKPINVPVTICGDVHGQFHDLLELFKIGGPCPDTNYLFMGDYVDRGYYSVETVSYLVAMKVRYPHRITILRGNHESRQITQVYGFYDECLRKYGSANVWKMFTDLFDYFPITALVDNKIFCLHGGLSPMIETIDQVRELNRIQEVPHEGPMCDLLWSDPDDRGGWGISPRGAGFTFGQDVSEQFNHTNDLSLIARAHQLVMEGYAWSHQQNVVTIFSAPNYCYRCGNQAAIMEVDENHNRQFLQYDPSVRPGEPSVSRKTPDYFL; encoded by the coding sequence atggataCAGATTTAGATGTACCTATGCAAGATGCTGTAACCGAACAGTTGACTCCCACAGTATCTGAAGATATGGATGTTAACAATAATTTAACAGACAATGACGGAGAAGAGTTCTCGATTGAGGATTTAAAACCGGGTTCCTCAGGCATAGCAGACAATAAATCTTCCAAACCGCTGAAGTTGACCAATACAAGTATAAACCAACTTGACCAATGGATTGAGCATTTGGGAAAATGCGAGCCATTGTCAGAAGACGACGTAGCTCGTTTATGTAAGATGGCAGTGGATGTATTGCAGTTCGAGGAGAATGTCAAGCCAATCAATGTTCCTGTAACTATATGTGGGGACGTTCATGGCCAGTTTCACGATTTGTTAGAGCTTTTCAAGATTGGCGGTCCCTGCCCCGACACCAATTACCTTTTCATGGGCGATTATGTGGATAGAGGATATTATTCCGTTGAGACAGTTTCGTATCTGGTTGCCATGAAAGTCAGATACCCACATAGAATTACTATACTGAGGGGTAATCACGAGTCGAGACAGATCACTCAAGTATACGGGTTTTATGACGAATGCCTAAGGAAGTATGGTAGTGCAAATGTATGGAAAATGTTCACTGATCTATTTGATTATTTCCCTATCACAGCCCTAGTAGATAACAAAATTTTCTGTCTTCATGGGGGTCTTTCTCCCATGATAGAGACCATAGATCAGGTCAGAGAGTTGAACAGAATACAGGAAGTACCTCATGAAGGGCCCATGTGTGATCTTCTGTGGTCCGATCCTGATGATAGAGGGGGATGGGGAATAAGTCCCAGAGGTGCAGGCTTCACTTTTGGACAAGATGTAAGTGAGCAGTTCAATCATACTAACGATTTATCACTAATAGCAAGAGCACACCAGTTGGTTATGGAAGGTTACGCCTGGTCTCACCAACAAAACGTTGTTACTATCTTCAGTGCACCAAATTACTGCTATAGATGTGGTAATCAAGCAGCGATAATGGAAGTGGATGAGAATCATAATAGACAGTTCTTACAATACGATCCATCCGTAAGACCTGGCGAACCTAGCGTCAGCCGGAAGACACCTGATTACTTTTTATGA
- the SRF1 gene encoding phospholipase D regulator (similar to Saccharomyces cerevisiae SRF1 (YDL133W); ancestral locus Anc_7.297), protein MEDNNSSKEVYSNTTSTISSRITDQNEINLNVDLEKNQTVRGSGSLESLQNAKIRIPKRSDGSPLDYPKLNTYTFVPTTVPPYVLEAQFDKLRLQCRNAVDGNVTDDRKLPKEFKWGQFASSIGSHSAYTKDQNDNHYLKSYDNHSLVSSTSSKNAARREILGDMCSEWGGEERLEGVLHSEIGANLEFKTTEERKEWLKYIEKVKDFYYGDKKKNPESPESVHNKSYKSDWVNELNKEREKWQRIKQRKLQQWRPPLTSILLDSQYLILGLRILTGVLSCISLALAIKIFQNSRSNNTISESKIGQQPSTIMAICVNAVAIAYIIYIAHDEFAGKPVGLRNPLSKLKLILLDLLFIIFSSANLALAFNTRFDKEWVCTSIRRSNGSTYGYPKVPRICRKQEALSAFLFVALFMWVITFSISIVRVVEKVSSITNRN, encoded by the coding sequence ATGGAAGATAACAATTCCAGCAAAGAAGTGTATTCTAATACGACGTCTACGATATCTTCTAGAATTACAGACCAAAATGAGATTAACCTGAATGTGGATCTCGAGAAAAACCAGACTGTGAGGGGGTCAGGTTCCCTGGAATCACTACAAAATGCCAAGATACGTATTCCCAAACGCAGTGATGGTTCACCACTAGACTACCCCAAATTAAACACTTACACATTTGTACCGACCACAGTGCCGCCTTATGTTCTCGAAGCGCAGTTTGACAAACTAAGACTCCAATGTAGAAACGCTGTTGATGGAAATGTTACTGATGATAGAAAACTTCCGAAAGAATTTAAGTGGGGCCAATTTGCATCTAGTATTGGCAGTCATTCCGCATACACTAAAGACCAAAACGACAATCATTATTTGAAATCCTACGACAATCATTCTCTAGTTTCATCTACCTCGTCAAAAAACGCAGCTCGTAGAGAGATTCTAGGTGATATGTGCAGTGAATGGGGTGGTGAAGAGCGTTTAGAAGGCGTACTACATTCAGAAATAGGCGCTAACTTGGAGTTCAAGACCACAgaagagagaaaagaatggttaaaatatattgaaaaagtgaaagatttttattACGGtgacaagaagaagaacccAGAATCTCCTGAATCAGTACATAATAAAAGTTACAAGTCAGATTGGGTAAATGAGcttaataaagaaagagaaaagtgGCAACGAATAAAACAAAGGAAGTTACAACAATGGAGGCCTCCCCTGACGTCAATATTATTAGACAGTCAATATTTAATCCTGGGTTTAAGAATTTTGACTGGCGTACTGTCATGCATTTCGCTTGCTTTAgcaatcaaaatttttcaaaactcaAGATCAAATAACACCATCAGTGAAAGCAAGATTGGACAGCAGCCAAGCACTATAATGGCCATCTGCGTTAATGCGGTTGCGATTGcatatattatttatattgCACATGATGAATTTGCCGGTAAACCAGTGGGCTTAAGAAATCCCTTAAGCAAACTAAAACTGATTTTGTTGGATTTACTTTTTATAATCTTTTCAAGTGCTAATCTAGCATTGGCATTTAATACTCgttttgataaagaatGGGTTTGTACTTCTATTCGCAGGTCAAATGGAAGTACGTATGGATATCCGAAAGTACCGCGTATTTGCAGGAAACAGGAAGCTTTGTCCGCCTTTCTATTCGTAGCCTTGTTTATGTGGGTAattactttttcaattagtATCGTTAGAGTAGTGGAAAAAGTCAGTTCAATCACCAATCGTAACTAA
- the CDC53 gene encoding cullin CDC53 (similar to Saccharomyces cerevisiae CDC53 (YDL132W); ancestral locus Anc_7.296), protein MSETLPRSDDLEATWNFIEPGINQILGNEKNQASTSKGVYKILSPTMYMEVYTAIYNYCVNKSRSSGHFSTDSRTGQSTILVGSEIYEKLKNYLKNYIMNFKRSDSETFLQFYVKRWKRFTIGAIFLNHAFDYMNRYWVQKERSDGKRHIFDVNTLCLMTWKEVMFDPNNDVLINELLEQITLEREGQIIQRSNISAAIKSLVALGIDPQDLKKLNLNVYIQVFEKPFLKKTQEYYTQYTNDYLEKHSVTEYIFEAHEIIKREEKAMTIYWDDHTKKPLSMALNKVLITDHIEKLEDEFTVLLDARDVEKITSLYALIRRDFTLIPRMASVFENYVKKTGEDEISALLAMHKHNIMKNENANPKKLALMTAHSLSPKDYIKKLLEVHDIFSNIFNESFPDDIPLAKALDNACGAFININEFALPAGSPKSATSKTSEMLAKYSDILLKKATKPEVTSDMSDEDIITIFKYLTDKDAFETHYRRLFAKRLIHGTSTSAEDEENIIQRLQAANSMEYTGKITKMFQDIRLSKILEEDFAVTLKNEPDYSKSRYPDLQPFVLAENMWPFSYQEVEFKLPKELVPSHEKLKESYSQKHNGRILKWLWPLCRGELKADIGKPGRVPFNFTVTLFQMAILLLYNDADILSLENIQEGTNLSIQHIAAAMIPFIKFKLIQQVPPGLDALVKSETHFKISRPYKALKTNINFASGVKNDILQSLSGGGHDNHSSKLGNKRLTEDERIEKELNTERQIFLEACIVRIMKAKRNLPHTTLVNECIAQSHQRFNAKVSMVKRAIDSLIQKGYLQRGDDGESYAYLA, encoded by the coding sequence ATGTCTGAAACTTTACCTAGATCAGATGATTTAGAGGCCACTTGGAACTTTATAGAACCAGGAATTAACCAAATCTTAGGTAATGAGAAAAACCAAGCATCGACATCTAAGGGAGTATATAAAATTCTCTCCCCAACCATGTATATGGAAGTCTATACAGCAATTTATAACTACTGTGTGAACAAGTCACGCTCGTCTGGACATTTTAGTACTGATAGTAGAACTGGCCAATCAACAATATTGGTTGGCAGTGAGatttatgaaaaattaaagaactacttgaaaaattacattATGAATTTTAAGAGATCTGATTCAGAGACTTTTTTACAGTTTTACGTTAAACGTTGGAAAAGATTTACGATTGGtgctatttttttgaaccATGCGTTCGATTATATGAATAGATATTGGGTTCAGAAGGAAAGAAGTGATGGCAAAAGGCATATTTTCGATGTCAATACCTTATGCTTGATGACATGGAAAGAAGTAATGTTCGATCCAAATAATGATGTTTTGATTAATGAATTATTAGAACAAATTACCTTGGAAAGGGAGGGAcaaattattcaaagaagcaACATTAGTGCTGCCATAAAGTCTTTAGTAGCCCTAGGTATCGACCCACaggatttgaaaaagttaaacCTTAACGTTTATATacaagtttttgaaaagccATTTCTAAAGAAGACACAAGAGTACTACACGCAATATACAAACGACTATTTGGAGAAACATTCAGTAACCGAGTATATTTTTGAGGCACATGAAATTATCAAACGTGAAGAGAAGGCAATGACTATATATTGGGATGACCATACTAAAAAACCACTTTCTATGGCATTAAACAAAGTTTTAATCACAGATCACATCGAAAAGCTAGAAGACGAGTTTACCGTCCTTCTTGATGCAAGGGATGTCGAAAAAATCACTTCATTATATGCGCTAATACGCAGAGACTTTACATTAATTCCGAGAATGGCCtcagtttttgaaaattacGTTAAAAAAACaggtgaagatgaaatttcGGCTCTATTGGCAATGCATAAGCACAACATTATGAAAAACGAAAATGCAAATCCTAAAAAACTAGCCCTCATGACCGCACACTCCCTTTCACCCAAGGACTATATCAAGAAATTACTGGAAGTGCATGACATATTCTCCAATATCTTTAATGAGAGCTTCCCCGATGATATTCCTTTAGCTAAGGCTTTAGACAATGCTTGCGGTGCTTTTATCAACATAAATGAGTTCGCATTGCCTGCAGGATCTCCAAAGAGTGctacttcaaaaacttcagAAATGCTTGCTAAATACAGTGAcatattattaaaaaaggCCACCAAACCTGAAGTGACGAGCGATATGTCAGATGAGGACATTATAACAATTTTCAAGTACTTGACTGATAAGGATGCGTTCGAAACTCATTATAGAAGACTTTTTGCTAAGAGACTAATTCACGGTACCTCCACATCAGCTGAGGACGAAGAGAACATCATTCAAAGGCTACAAGCTGCAAATAGTATGGAATACACTGGTAAGATAACCAAAATGTTTCAGGATATCAGACTTTCTAAGATTCTGGAGGAAGATTTTGCTGTTACTTTGAAGAATGAACCAGACTATTCCAAATCGAGATATCCAGATTTACAACCGTTCGTGTTGGCAGAAAATATGTGGCCGTTTTCGTACCAAGAAGTTGAATTTAAGCTTCCCAAGGAATTAGTACCATCtcatgaaaaattgaaggaaTCATACAGCCAAAAACATAACGGCAGAATATTGAAGTGGTTATGGCCATTATGTCGTGGTGAACTAAAAGCAGATATTGGGAAACCTGGTAGGGTGCCATTTAATTTTACTGTGACTTTATTTCAAATGGCAATTTTACTATTATATAATGATGCCGATATATTGTCACTAGAAAATATTCAGGAGGGCACAAACTTAAGCATCCAGCATATTGCAGCGGCAATGATACCATTCATCAAGTTTAAATTGATTCAGCAGGTCCCCCCAGGACTAGACGCTCTAGTGAAGTCAGAAACTCATTTCAAGATATCACGTCCATATAAAGCGCTTAAAACGAATATAAATTTTGCGAGTGGTGTTAAAAATGATATTTTGCAATCTCTATCAGGTGGAGGGCATGATAATCACAGTAGTAAGTTAGGGAATAAACGCTTGACGGAGGACGAAAGAATAGAGAAGGAATTAAACACAGAAAGACAAATATTTTTGGAGGCGTGCATTGTGAGAATTATGAAAGCCAAGAGAAATTTGCCACATACAACATTAGTGAACGAATGTATTGCGCAATCGCACCAAAGATTCAACGCAAAGGTTTCTATGGTCAAGAGAGCTATCGACAGCTTAATCCAAAAAGGATATCTACAGAGAGGAGACGATGGAGAATCCTATGCTTACCTTGCTTAA
- the LYS21 gene encoding homocitrate synthase LYS21 (similar to Saccharomyces cerevisiae LYS20 (YDL182W) and LYS21 (YDL131W); ancestral locus Anc_7.295) produces the protein MSENNEFQSVTESTTAPTTNNPYGPNPADYLSNVKNFQLIDSTLREGEQFANAFFDTEKKIEIAKALDDFGVDYIELTSPVASEQSKKDCEAICKLGLKAKILTHIRCHMDDARVAVETGVDGVDVVIGTSKFLRQYSHGKDMNYIAKSAVEVIEFVKSKGIEIRFSSEDSFRSDLVDLLNIYKTVDKIGVNRVGIADTVGCANPRQVYELIRTLKSVVSCDIECHFHNDTGCAIANAYTALEGGARLIDVSVLGIGERNGITPLGGLMARMIVAAPDYVKSKYKLHKIRDIENLVADAVEVNIPFNNPITGFCAFTHKAGIHAKAILANPSTYEILDPHDFGMKRYIHFANRLTGWNAIKSRVDQLNLNLTDDQVKEVTAKIKKLGDVRPLNIDDVDSIIKDFHAELGTPILKPVNKDIDGGNIDISNGHVSKKAKVTK, from the coding sequence ATGTCTGAAAATAACGAATTTCAAAGTGTCACTGAGTCGACGACTGCCCCTACTACAAATAACCCATATGGTCCTAATCCTGCAGATTATCTTTCCAACGTCAAGAATTTCCAGTTGATTGATTCGACCCTGAGAGAAGGTGAACAATTTGCCAACGCTTTCTTCGATACGGAAAAGAAGATCGAAATTGCTAAAGCTCTGGATGATTTTGGTGTGGACTACATCGAGTTAACGTCACCCGTGGCATCTGAACAATCCAAAAAGGATTGTGAAGCTATATGTAAACTAGGTTTAAAGGCCAAGATTCTTACACATATTCGTTGTCATATGGATGACGCCAGAGTTGCCGTGGAGACTGGTGTCGATGGTGTCGACGTTGTTATCGGTACCTCCAAATTCTTGAGACAGTATTCCCATGGTAAGGATATGAACTACATTGCCAAAAGTGCTGTTGAAGTTATTGAATTTGTCAAGTCCAAAGGTATCGAAATCAGATTCTCTTCTGAAGATTCTTTCAGAAGTGACCTGGTTGACCTTTTGAACATTTACAAAACCGTTGATAAGATCGGTGTAAATAGAGTTGGTATCGCCGATACAGTCGGATGTGCCAACCCAAGGCAAGTGTATGAACTTATCAGAACTTTGAAGAGTGTTGTCTCATGTGACATTGAATGTCATTTCCATAACGACACTGGTTGCGCCATTGCCAACGCCTACACAGCCCTGGAAGGTGGTGCCAGGTTGATCGACGTCAGTGTCCTAGGTATCGGTGAAAGAAACGGTATCACTCCTCTCGGTGGGCTCATGGCAAGAATGATTGTGGCCGCACCAGACTATGTCAAGTCCAAATATAAACTACACAAGATCAGAGACATCGAGAACCTGGTGGCTGATGCTGTGGAGGTTAACATTCCATTCAACAACCCTATCACAGGGTTCTGTGCATTCACACATAAAGCCGGTATTCATGCCAAGGCCATTCTAGCAAACCCATCTACATACGAAATCTTGGATCCTCACGATTTCGGTATGAAGAGATATATTCACTTTGCTAACAGATTAACAGGTTGGAACGCTATTAAATCAAGAGTTGACCAATTGAATTTGAACCTGACAGACGACCAAGTTAAGGAAGTCACTGCTAAGATTAAGAAGCTTGGTGATGTGAGACCACtaaatattgatgatgtAGATTCTATCATTAAGGATTTCCATGCTGAGTTGGGCACTCCAATTTTAAAACCGGTAAATAAGGACATTGATGGCGGAAATATTGATATCTCTAATGGGCATGTATCTAAAAAAGCCAAGGTTACCAAATGA
- the STF1 gene encoding ATPase-binding protein (similar to Saccharomyces cerevisiae INH1 (YDL181W) and STF1 (YDL130W-A); ancestral locus Anc_7.294): MLNRCIYRNAKLPINLRVASRFYSDGPLGGAGPGNPQDIFIKRERAKEDYYARQQEREQLAHVKEQLKEHKKKLENLENKINNLSK; encoded by the coding sequence ATGTTGAACCGTTGCATTTACCGTAATGCCAAATTGCCAATAAACTTAAGAGTTGCTTCTCGTTTCTATTCGGATGGCCCTCTAGGTGGTGCCGGACCGGGGAATCCTCAAGATATCTTCATCAAGAGGGAACGTGCCAAGGAGGATTACTATGCCAGGCAGCAAGAGAGGGAGCAATTAGCTCATGTGAAAGAGCAATTAAAGGAacataagaaaaaattagaaaatttagaaaacaaaatcaataatctttcaaaatga
- the RPP1B gene encoding ribosomal protein P1 beta (similar to Saccharomyces cerevisiae RPP1B (YDL130W); ancestral locus Anc_7.293) yields MSDSIISFAAFILADAGLEITSDNLLTITKAAGANIDNVWADVYAKALEGKDLKEILSGFHNAGPAVGAGAASGAGAASGDAAAEEEKEEEAAEESDDDMGFGLFD; encoded by the exons ATGTCTGACTCTATTATTTCCTTTGCTGCTTTCATCCTAGCTGATGCTGGTTTGGAAATCACCTCTGACAACCTATTGACTATCACCAAGGCTGCTGGTGCCAATATCGACAAC GTCTGGGCTGATGTTTACGCTAAGGCTTTAGAAGGCAAGGACTTGAAGGAAATTCTATCTGGTTTCCACAATGCTGGTCCAGCTGTTGGTGCTGGTGCCGCTTCTGGTGCTGGTGCCGCTTCTGGTGACGCTGCTGccgaagaagaaaaggaagaagaagctgcTGAAGAATCTGACGATGACATGGGTTTCGGTTTATTCGATTAA
- the SMKI04G1110 gene encoding uncharacterized protein (similar to Saccharomyces cerevisiae YDL129W; ancestral locus Anc_7.292), with translation MELRTRRSAEAYLVTPEEPVKNKNETNVESNDRLPSREVKSENTSVFSPAYSDTAIIGPTKKIDDNEYYNFTSHFMPSLKNTRELENTILNLIQRIKEGDDETLVSEKDHILSVLNRSLASTSHWMLQAQLSELRATSEGRYAVETNLLKKEVEFLKNKTPKASENLDSAELQPPPEQRLKRKLSLPGLTQRPLSTGARLEGGCGSVPEHSWKTKVPRLPLTASRPSPIITDKSAEENKIDTLKLVENNKPHPRMRRRSDNPATNEYVRVFHLEKKEPKPRRK, from the coding sequence ATGGAGCTAAGAACTAGACGTAGCGCAGAGGCTTATCTTGTCACGCCTGAAGAACCTGTCAAGAATAAGAATGAAACAAACGTGGAATCCAATGACAGGCTTCCTTCCAGAGAAGTAAAGAGTGAAAATACAAGTGTATTTAGTCCCGCTTACTCCGACACTGCTATTATTGGACCgactaaaaaaattgacgaCAATGAGTACTACAATTTTACTAGCCATTTTATGccatctttgaaaaacacAAGAGAGCTAGAAAACACAATCCTTAATCTCATACAGAGAATAAAGGAAGGCGATGATGAAACTTTAGTAAGTGAAAAAGATCACATACTAAGCGTGCTTAACCGATCTTTAGCATCCACGTCCCATTGGATGTTACAGGCCCAGCTATCGGAGTTGAGAGCCACTTCAGAGGGAAGATATGCAGTAGAAACAAACCTGTTGAAAAAGGAAGTAGAATTCTTAAAAAACAAGACGCCAAAGGCCAGCGAAAATTTAGATTCCGCAGAGTTACAACCCCCTCCCGAACAGCGGTTGAAACGTAAACTGTCCTTACCAGGGTTAACACAAAGACCATTATCCACTGGCGCTAGATTAGAAGGTGGGTGTGGAAGTGTGCCGGAGCATTCGTGGAAAACAAAAGTCCCAAGGCTCCCCCTCACTGCTTCTCGACCATCCCCAATAATTACAGATAAAAGTGcggaagaaaacaaaattgaCACATTAAAATTGGTTGAGAACAATAAACCGCATCCAAGGATGAGAAGAAGGAGTGATAATCCAGCAACGAACGAATATGTGAgagtttttcatttagaGAAAAAGGAACCTAAGCCACGAAGAAAATAA
- the VCX1 gene encoding Vcx1p (similar to Saccharomyces cerevisiae VCX1 (YDL128W); ancestral locus Anc_7.290), whose amino-acid sequence MDATTPLLTVTNSHSASNPKYSGWRAAVYDLKYILKASPLNFLLVFVPLGLIWGHFQLSHTWTFLFNFLAIIPLAAILANATEELADKAGNTIGGLLNATFGNAVELIVSIIALKKGQVRIVQASMLGSLLSNLLLVLGFCFIFGGYNRVQQTFNQTAAQTMSSLLAIACASLLIPAAFRATLPHGKEDHFIDGKILELSRGTSIVILIVYVLFLYFQLGSHHALFEQQEEETDEVMSTISRQPRHSLSVKSSLVILLGTTVVISFCADFLVGTIDNVVESTGLSKTFIGLIVIPIVGNAAEHVTSVLVAMKDKMDLALGVAIGSSLQVALFVTPFMVLVGWMIDVPMTLNFSTFETATLFIAVFLSNYLILDGESNWLEGVMSLAMYILIAMAFFYYPDEKTLDSIGKSL is encoded by the coding sequence ATGGATGCAACCACTCCATTATTAACTGTCACAAACAGTCATTCCGCCAGCAATCCAAAGTATAGTGGATGGAGAGCAGCAGTGTATGATTTAAAGTATATTTTGAAAGCATCTCCtctgaattttcttttggtgtTCGTTCCTTTGGGTTTGATTTGGGGTCATTTCCAATTGTCCCATACATGgacatttcttttcaatttcttggcAATCATTCCATTAGCAGCTATCTTGGCAAATGCCACGGAAGAGCTGGCCGATAAGGCTGGTAATACCATTGGGGGACTATTGAATGCTACTTTTGGTAATGCTGTGGAACTTATCGTTTCTATCATTGCCCTGAAAAAAGGACAAGTGAGAATTGTGCAAGCTTCGATGCTAGGTAGTCTTCTCTCCAATTTGCTACTTGTCCTTGGGTTCTGCTTTATATTCGGTGGGTACAATAGAGTTCAACAGACGTTCAACCAAACCGCTGCTCAAACAATGTCGTCATTACTTGCCATTGCATGTGCATCGTTATTGATTCCTGCTGCTTTCAGAGCGACCCTACCACACGGCAAGGAAGACCATTTCATTGACGGAAAAATATTAGAGCTTTCCAGAGGTACCTCTATTGTTATTCTTATTGTTTACGTTTTATTCTTATATTTCCAACTGGGAAGTCACCACGCCCTATTTgaacaacaagaagaagagaccGATGAAGTTATGAGCACCATTTCCAGGCAACCACGCCACTCTTTGAGTGTCAAATCATCATTGGTGATTCTGCTGGGTACAACTGTCGTCATCTCCTTTTGTGCTGACTTTTTAGTCGGTACGATTGACAACGTTGTTGAATCTACCGGGCTGTCTAAGACGTTTATTGGTTTAATAGTCATCCCTATTGTGGGTAACGCTGCAGAACATGTTACTTCAGTATTAGTAGCTATGAAAGATAAAATGGATCTAGCGCTCGGCGTCGCCATCGGTTCTTCTTTGCAAGTTGCCTTATTCGTTACGCCATTCATGGTCCTTGTAGGCTGGATGATTGATGTCCCAATGACGCTAAACTTCTCCACCTTTGAAACTGCTACGCTATTTATCGCTGTTTTCTTATCTAACTACCTGATTCTTGACGGTGAATCGAACTGGTTGGAGGGCGTCATGTCTCTGGCCATGTACATTCTGATTGCGATGGCCTTTTTCTACTATCCAGATGAGAAAACCCTTGACTCTATTGGAAAGAGTTTATGA